Proteins from a single region of Lentimicrobium sp. L6:
- the lpxA gene encoding acyl-ACP--UDP-N-acetylglucosamine O-acyltransferase has translation MNQPLAYVHPQAKLASNVVIEPFVNIEKNVIIGEGTWIGSNVTIMEGARIGKNCKIFPGAVISAIPQDLKYDGEETLVKIGDNTTIREFVTVNRGTKANMETIVGNNCLLMAYVHIAHDCIVGDNVILANGATLAGHIDIHDWAIIGGLAAVHQFVQVGKHAMISGGGMARKDVPPYTKAGREPLSYVGINSVGLRRRGFTPEQIQQIQEIYRIIYLKNKNVSQAVNYIEATIPATPERDEILTFIAKSTRGIMRGYSRFL, from the coding sequence ATGAATCAACCCTTAGCATACGTTCATCCTCAGGCAAAACTTGCAAGTAATGTAGTGATAGAGCCTTTTGTAAATATTGAAAAGAATGTAATCATTGGAGAAGGCACATGGATTGGATCGAATGTTACTATCATGGAAGGAGCACGAATTGGGAAAAATTGTAAGATTTTTCCTGGTGCAGTGATTTCTGCTATCCCTCAGGATTTAAAATACGATGGTGAAGAGACCCTAGTAAAAATAGGTGACAACACCACCATTAGAGAATTTGTGACCGTAAATAGAGGTACTAAAGCCAATATGGAAACCATAGTTGGAAATAACTGTCTGCTTATGGCTTATGTGCATATTGCTCATGATTGTATCGTTGGCGACAATGTAATCCTAGCTAATGGAGCAACTTTGGCAGGCCACATAGATATTCACGATTGGGCTATCATTGGTGGCCTAGCAGCTGTACACCAATTTGTACAAGTAGGAAAACACGCCATGATTAGTGGTGGTGGAATGGCTCGTAAAGATGTTCCTCCTTATACTAAAGCAGGTCGCGAACCTCTTTCATACGTTGGTATCAACTCCGTTGGTTTACGCAGAAGAGGATTTACACCAGAACAAATTCAGCAGATTCAAGAAATCTACAGAATTATTTATTTAAAGAATAAAAATGTATCTCAGGCTGTCAATTATATTGAAGCAACTATTCCTGCAACACCTGAGAGAGACGAAATATTAACTTTTATTGCAAAATCAACTCGTGGTATCATGAGGGGATATTCAAGATTTTTATAA
- the efp gene encoding elongation factor P: MANTSDFKNGLVIEFNGNLFSIVEFQHVKPGKGPAFVRTKLKNLKTGKVIPNTFTSGVKINIQRVERRSYQYLYKEGQDMHFMNNETFEQTFLDEALVGAPGAFLKEGQNVEILIHAETESPLTVDLPPYVTLEITYTEPGERGNTATNTLKDATVETGATVRVPLFINTGELIKVDTRNGEYSERVKA; the protein is encoded by the coding sequence ATGGCAAACACTTCAGATTTCAAAAACGGATTAGTTATTGAATTTAATGGAAACTTATTCTCTATTGTTGAATTTCAACATGTAAAACCTGGTAAAGGACCAGCTTTTGTGAGAACAAAACTAAAAAATCTAAAAACTGGGAAAGTTATTCCTAATACTTTTACATCTGGTGTTAAAATTAATATCCAAAGAGTAGAAAGAAGAAGCTACCAATACCTTTACAAAGAAGGTCAAGATATGCACTTCATGAATAATGAAACTTTTGAACAAACATTTTTAGATGAAGCTCTTGTTGGAGCTCCAGGAGCGTTTTTGAAAGAAGGTCAGAATGTTGAGATTTTAATTCATGCAGAAACTGAATCACCCCTCACTGTAGACCTTCCACCTTATGTAACTCTTGAAATTACCTATACTGAACCAGGAGAAAGAGGGAATACAGCTACCAACACTTTAAAAGATGCTACAGTTGAAACTGGAGCTACCGTTAGAGTTCCTCTATTCATCAATACTGGTGAATTGATCAAAGTAGATACCAGAAATGGTGAGTATTCTGAAAGAGTTAAAGCTTAG